CTCGAGGTCGTCCAGCCCCGCCAGAGCATGAGCGTGGCTGATCATCGGATAGTTGGTGCCGAACAACACTTTTCGCTGCCCGGTGCCGGTCTTGATGAATCTGACCAGCTCTTCGGGGAAGCGCCGCACCGTGTAGGCGGAGGTGTCGATATAAACGTTCTCATGCTTGCGGGCCACTGCGACCATTTCCTCGGTCCAGGGGTAGCCGACATGCCCGCATACGATCACCAACTCCGGGAAGTCCAAGGCCACCTGGTCGATGTAGGGAATAGGGCGGCCGGTTTCCGACGGCCGCAACGGACCGGTGTGCCCGACCTGGGTGCAGAAGGGCACCCCGGACTCCACGCACTGGGCGAACAGCGGGTAGTAGCGGCGGTCGGTGGGCGGTGCGTTCCACAGCCACGGCACCACCCGCAGGCCGACAAAGCCGTCGGCAACCCGGCGGCGTAGCTCCCTGACGGCCTGCATCGGGCGGTCCAGATCAACCGCCGCCAAACCGCCCAGCCTATCCGGGTACTGCGAGATCCACTCGGCGACTTCATCATTGGAAACCAAGCTCTGTCCACCCGGCCCACTCCAGGCGCTCAGCAACCCGAACTCCACGCCCCCGGCATCCATCGAGGCCACCGTCGCCGCGAGGGGTATCTCGGCGTCCGGCATCGACCCGCCGGTCCAGCGCCGCAGCGAAGCCAGCAGCTCGCTGCCCAGGAAGCGCTGAGTTGGATGCTGCATCCACACGTCGATCGTCATCGCGGTTCGACTCTAGATCCAGCACCAGTCCCGGCGGCACCCGCCCGGTCACTTGCCCAGCGCGGAGCACGCCGCAGCGTGTGTCTGACCGGCGTATCCCCCACCGAACAGCACGACGTGGGCGAGCAGCGGGAACAGCTGGTGCAACGCCACCCGATCCTGCCAGCCAGCCCGCAGCGACCGCACGTGCTGGTAGCCGGCGATCACCGCCTCATAGTGTGGGCAGCCGAACAACGCCAGCATCGCCAGGTCGGTCTCGCGGTGACCCGCGTGCGCGGCGGGGTCGATCAGCACCACCCCGGCTTGCGTCCACATCACGTTGCCGCTCCACAAGTCGCCGTGCAGCCGGGCCGGCTGGTCGTCGTCGTCAAAGTCGCCTGTGCGGCAACGCCGTAC
The nucleotide sequence above comes from Mycobacterium vicinigordonae. Encoded proteins:
- a CDS encoding amidohydrolase family protein, with protein sequence MTIDVWMQHPTQRFLGSELLASLRRWTGGSMPDAEIPLAATVASMDAGGVEFGLLSAWSGPGGQSLVSNDEVAEWISQYPDRLGGLAAVDLDRPMQAVRELRRRVADGFVGLRVVPWLWNAPPTDRRYYPLFAQCVESGVPFCTQVGHTGPLRPSETGRPIPYIDQVALDFPELVIVCGHVGYPWTEEMVAVARKHENVYIDTSAYTVRRFPEELVRFIKTGTGQRKVLFGTNYPMISHAHALAGLDDLELSGQARRDFLRGNAERVFKLPAAADFSHDEQSGKADR